One part of the Pseudemcibacter aquimaris genome encodes these proteins:
- the rplA gene encoding 50S ribosomal protein L1 — MAKLSKRVKAMRDGLDLDASYSVEDAVKILKERSKVKFDETIEVAIGLGVDPRHADQMVRGVIGLPNGTGKDVRVAVFARGDNAEKAKAAGAELVGAEDLMETIQKGEMDFDRCIATPDMMAVVGRLGKVLGPRGLMPNPKLGTVTQDVEAAVKAAKGGQVEYRVEKNGIIHCGVGKVSFDEKALAENVKALVGAVVKAKPAGVKGTYFKTMSMSSTMGPGLSIDTSSALGE; from the coding sequence ATGGCTAAACTTTCAAAACGCGTTAAAGCAATGCGCGACGGTCTTGACCTTGATGCTTCATACTCAGTTGAAGATGCAGTTAAGATTCTTAAAGAGCGTTCAAAAGTAAAATTCGACGAAACAATTGAGGTGGCAATCGGACTTGGTGTTGATCCTCGTCATGCTGATCAAATGGTTCGTGGTGTTATTGGTCTGCCAAACGGCACAGGTAAAGATGTGCGTGTTGCGGTATTCGCACGTGGTGACAATGCTGAAAAAGCAAAAGCTGCTGGTGCTGAACTTGTTGGTGCAGAAGACCTAATGGAAACAATTCAAAAAGGCGAAATGGACTTTGATCGCTGTATTGCGACTCCGGACATGATGGCTGTTGTTGGTCGTCTTGGTAAAGTTCTTGGTCCACGTGGCCTTATGCCAAACCCAAAGCTTGGTACTGTGACACAGGACGTTGAAGCTGCTGTTAAAGCTGCTAAAGGCGGTCAAGTGGAATACCGCGTTGAGAAAAACGGTATTATCCATTGTGGTGTTGGTAAAGTAAGCTTTGATGAAAAAGCGCTTGCAGAAAACGTAAAGGCACTTGTTGGTGCTGTTGTTAAAGCAAAGCCTGCTGGCGTTAAAGGTACGTACTTTAAGACAATGTCCATGTCATCAACAATGGGCCCTGGTCTTTCAATTGATACATCATCAGCGCTTGGCGAATAA
- the rplK gene encoding 50S ribosomal protein L11, producing the protein MAKKIDGYIKLQVPAGVANPSPPIGPALGQRGVNIMEFCKAFNAKTQDMEKNMPIPTTITVYADRSFTFEIKSPPASFLIKKAAKLKSAANNPGREVAGSVTADQVREIVEMKKADLNANTPEAAFDIIAGTARSMGIEVKG; encoded by the coding sequence ATGGCGAAGAAAATTGACGGATACATTAAGCTACAAGTGCCTGCGGGCGTAGCTAACCCATCACCACCGATTGGTCCAGCACTTGGTCAACGCGGTGTTAACATCATGGAATTCTGTAAAGCGTTTAACGCAAAAACACAGGACATGGAAAAGAATATGCCGATCCCGACTACTATTACGGTATACGCGGATCGTAGCTTTACGTTTGAAATTAAGTCTCCACCAGCATCGTTCCTTATTAAAAAGGCTGCGAAACTTAAATCTGCTGCAAACAATCCTGGCCGTGAAGTGGCTGGTTCTGTTACTGCGGACCAAGTTCGTGAGATCGTGGAAATGAAAAAAGCTGACCTTAACGCGAATACGCCTGAGGCTGCTTTTGATATTATTGCTGGTACTGCCCGTTCAATGGGTATCGAAGTAAAAGGATAA
- the rpoB gene encoding DNA-directed RNA polymerase subunit beta — protein sequence MATSYSSRKKVRKNFGRIREVAEMPNLIKVQKSSYDQFLQTDIALDDRTNDGLQGVFKSVFPIADFAETASLEFVSYELEKPKYDTDECQQRDITYAAPLRVTLRLIVFEVDEETEARSVLDIKEQDVYMGDLPLMTDRGTFIVNGTERVIVSQMHRSPGVFFDHDGGKTQASGKFLFSARVIPYRGSWLDFEFDAKDIIHVRFDRRRKMPVTTLLYALGLSAEDILDYYYGRLTYSKVKGGWSVPFDAERWRGSKPTFDLVNAKDGEVIAEAGKKITPRAVKKLEKAGVENLLLPDDDLINRFAAEDMVNGKTGEIYIEAGEEITAEHLEVLSKAGYKKIDTLDIDHVRVGPFLRNTLMADKVQNRDMALSEIYRVMRPGEPPTRETAEALFEGLFFDAERYDLSSVGRVKMNMRLDLDCPDDHRVLRKEDILEVLRTMIDLKDGKGVVDDIDHLGNRRVRSVGELMENQYRIGLLRMERAIRERMSSIDIDTVMPHDLVNAKPAVAAVREFFGSSQLSQFMDQTNPLSEITHKRRLSALGPGGLTRERAGFEVRDVHTTHYGRICPIETPEGPNIGLINSLATYAKVNKYGFIETPYRKVEGGKITDEVVYLSAMEEEKYTIAQANTPLDDKGDFAHEVVDCRQAGDHVLKKHEDINLMDVSPKQVVSVAAALIPFLENDDANRALMGSNMQRQAVPLLKAESPFVGTGMERVVARDSGAAVVATRGGVIDQVDAIRIVIRVTDEIDHDSSAVDIYTLQKFQRSNQNTCINQRPIVKVGDVVKAGDVIADGPSTDLGELALGRNVLVAFMPWHGYNFEDSILISERIVKDDVFTSIHIEEFEVMARDTKLGPEDITRDIPNVGEEGLRNLDEAGIVYLGAEVHPGDILVGKITPKGESPMTPEEKLLRAIFGEKAADVRDTSMRLPPGVAGTVVEVRVFNRHGIDKDERAIAIEREEIERLSKDREDEQTIIDRSIYVRLKPLLLGGKILSGPKEVKKGDKVTEELLGELSKGLWWQIAVDDEKVMEQVDALHQQFEDARAQLLARFEEKIEKLQRGDELLPGVLKMVKVFVAVKRKLQPGDKMAGRHGNKGVISRILPQEDMPYLEDGTPVDICLNPLGVPSRMNVGQILETHLGWASRGLGVQITEMLDAHDKAEVEKAEELRAKFKNVYDETQYDAEIAPLNDEDVIGMSDNLRNGIPMATPVFDGAHEPDVVSMLEEAGLDGSGQVDLYDGLTGDKFDRKVTVGYIYMLKLHHLVDDKIHARSIGPYSLVTQQPLGGKAQFGGQRFGEMEVWALQAYGAAYTLQEMLTVKSDDVNGRTKVYESIVRGDDSFDAGVPESFNVLVKEMKSLCLNVELTNHNQ from the coding sequence ATGGCGACTTCTTATTCCAGTCGTAAAAAAGTTCGTAAGAATTTTGGACGTATCCGTGAAGTGGCAGAAATGCCTAATCTTATTAAGGTTCAAAAAAGCTCTTATGATCAGTTTCTACAAACAGATATTGCACTTGATGATCGTACGAATGACGGTTTGCAAGGTGTGTTCAAAAGCGTATTCCCTATTGCGGATTTTGCTGAAACGGCATCACTAGAGTTCGTGTCATACGAACTAGAGAAGCCAAAGTATGATACTGATGAGTGTCAACAACGTGATATTACATATGCAGCGCCGCTACGCGTGACGTTGCGTCTTATTGTTTTTGAAGTTGATGAAGAAACAGAAGCGCGTTCTGTTCTAGATATTAAAGAGCAAGACGTATACATGGGCGATCTGCCGCTTATGACAGACCGTGGTACATTCATTGTAAACGGTACTGAGCGTGTAATCGTATCTCAAATGCACCGTTCGCCAGGTGTGTTCTTTGATCATGATGGTGGTAAAACACAGGCGTCAGGTAAATTCCTGTTCTCTGCTCGTGTTATCCCATACCGTGGTTCATGGCTTGATTTTGAATTTGACGCGAAAGACATTATCCATGTTCGTTTTGACCGTCGTCGTAAGATGCCTGTTACTACGCTTCTTTATGCACTTGGTTTAAGTGCGGAAGATATTCTTGATTATTATTATGGCCGTCTGACTTACAGCAAAGTCAAAGGTGGCTGGAGTGTACCGTTTGATGCTGAAAGATGGCGTGGTTCAAAGCCGACGTTTGATCTTGTTAATGCAAAAGACGGCGAAGTTATTGCCGAAGCAGGTAAGAAGATCACACCGCGCGCTGTGAAGAAGCTTGAAAAAGCTGGTGTTGAAAACCTTCTTCTTCCTGATGATGATCTGATTAACCGTTTTGCTGCTGAAGATATGGTCAACGGTAAAACTGGTGAGATTTACATCGAAGCCGGTGAAGAGATTACTGCAGAGCACCTAGAAGTGCTTTCAAAAGCAGGTTATAAGAAAATTGATACGCTTGATATCGATCACGTGCGTGTTGGTCCGTTCCTGCGTAATACATTGATGGCTGATAAAGTTCAGAACCGCGATATGGCGCTATCTGAAATTTACCGCGTTATGCGCCCTGGTGAGCCACCAACACGTGAAACAGCGGAAGCGCTATTCGAAGGCCTATTCTTCGATGCGGAACGTTATGACCTGTCATCTGTTGGTCGTGTGAAAATGAACATGCGTCTAGACCTTGATTGTCCGGATGATCACCGCGTGCTTCGTAAAGAAGATATTCTTGAAGTTCTAAGAACAATGATCGATCTTAAAGACGGTAAAGGTGTTGTGGATGATATTGACCACCTTGGTAACCGCCGTGTTCGTTCAGTTGGTGAGTTGATGGAAAACCAATACCGTATTGGTCTTCTGCGTATGGAACGCGCGATCCGTGAACGTATGAGCAGTATTGATATTGATACAGTAATGCCGCATGACCTTGTGAATGCGAAGCCAGCTGTTGCTGCTGTTCGTGAATTCTTCGGTTCATCGCAGTTAAGTCAGTTTATGGACCAAACAAACCCGCTTTCAGAAATTACGCATAAGCGTCGTTTATCTGCGCTTGGACCAGGTGGTCTAACGCGTGAGCGTGCTGGTTTCGAGGTGCGTGACGTGCATACAACTCACTATGGTCGTATTTGTCCGATTGAAACACCTGAGGGTCCAAATATTGGTCTGATCAACTCGCTCGCGACATATGCGAAAGTGAATAAGTACGGTTTCATCGAGACACCTTACCGTAAAGTTGAAGGTGGCAAAATTACTGATGAGGTTGTTTATCTTTCAGCGATGGAAGAAGAGAAATACACAATCGCGCAGGCGAACACGCCACTTGATGATAAAGGTGACTTCGCACATGAAGTTGTTGACTGTCGTCAAGCAGGTGATCATGTACTTAAGAAACATGAAGATATTAACCTTATGGACGTTTCACCGAAGCAGGTTGTTTCTGTTGCTGCGGCGCTTATTCCGTTCCTTGAGAACGATGACGCGAACCGCGCGCTTATGGGATCAAACATGCAACGTCAGGCCGTTCCTCTTCTAAAAGCGGAATCACCATTCGTTGGTACTGGTATGGAACGCGTTGTAGCGCGTGATAGTGGTGCAGCGGTTGTTGCAACACGTGGCGGTGTGATTGACCAAGTTGATGCGATCCGTATTGTGATCCGTGTAACGGATGAAATCGATCATGATAGCTCAGCTGTTGATATCTATACGCTACAAAAATTCCAACGTTCAAACCAGAACACATGCATTAACCAACGCCCGATTGTTAAAGTGGGTGACGTGGTTAAGGCTGGTGATGTTATTGCTGACGGTCCATCAACGGATCTTGGTGAACTGGCACTTGGTCGTAATGTGCTTGTGGCCTTTATGCCATGGCATGGTTATAACTTTGAAGATAGTATCCTTATTTCCGAACGTATCGTGAAGGACGACGTATTCACATCGATCCATATCGAAGAGTTCGAAGTAATGGCACGTGATACGAAGCTTGGCCCAGAAGATATCACACGCGATATTCCAAACGTGGGTGAAGAAGGTCTTCGTAACCTTGACGAAGCTGGTATCGTATATCTTGGCGCTGAAGTTCATCCTGGTGATATTCTTGTTGGTAAGATTACACCAAAAGGTGAAAGCCCAATGACACCAGAAGAAAAACTTCTTCGTGCGATCTTTGGTGAGAAGGCTGCTGATGTACGTGATACATCAATGCGTCTACCGCCAGGTGTTGCCGGTACAGTTGTTGAGGTTCGTGTGTTTAACCGTCACGGTATTGATAAAGACGAACGTGCGATCGCGATTGAGCGTGAAGAAATCGAACGTCTTTCAAAAGACCGTGAAGATGAGCAAACAATCATCGATCGCAGTATCTATGTTCGCTTGAAGCCGCTACTGCTTGGTGGAAAAATCCTAAGTGGTCCAAAAGAAGTGAAAAAAGGTGACAAAGTTACTGAAGAGCTTCTTGGCGAACTTTCAAAAGGTCTATGGTGGCAAATCGCTGTTGATGATGAAAAAGTCATGGAACAGGTTGATGCGCTTCATCAACAATTTGAAGATGCACGTGCGCAACTTCTTGCTCGCTTTGAAGAAAAAATTGAAAAACTTCAACGTGGTGATGAGCTTCTTCCAGGCGTTCTTAAAATGGTTAAGGTTTTCGTTGCTGTTAAACGTAAACTTCAGCCTGGTGATAAGATGGCTGGTCGTCATGGTAACAAAGGGGTTATTTCCCGCATTCTTCCACAAGAAGATATGCCGTACCTTGAAGACGGAACGCCAGTTGATATCTGTTTGAACCCACTTGGTGTTCCATCACGTATGAACGTGGGACAGATTCTTGAAACTCACCTTGGTTGGGCGTCACGTGGTCTGGGTGTTCAAATCACAGAAATGCTTGATGCGCATGATAAAGCCGAAGTTGAAAAGGCTGAAGAGCTACGTGCCAAGTTTAAAAACGTATATGACGAAACACAGTATGATGCTGAGATCGCACCTCTAAATGATGAAGATGTGATCGGTATGTCAGACAACCTACGTAACGGTATTCCAATGGCGACACCTGTTTTTGATGGTGCACATGAGCCAGACGTTGTTAGCATGCTTGAAGAAGCAGGTCTTGACGGATCAGGTCAGGTTGATCTTTATGATGGTCTGACAGGTGACAAGTTTGACCGTAAAGTAACCGTTGGTTACATTTACATGCTTAAGCTTCACCATCTTGTTGATGATAAGATCCATGCTCGTTCCATTGGTCCATACTCACTTGTTACGCAGCAACCACTTGGCGGTAAAGCCCAGTTTGGTGGTCAGCGCTTCGGTGAGATGGAGGTATGGGCACTTCAGGCATATGGTGCTGCTTATACACTTCAGGAAATGCTAACCGTTAAATCGGATGATGTGAATGGCCGTACGAAGGTATACGAAAGTATCGTTCGTGGCGATGACAGCTTCGATGCGGGTGTTCCGGAATCATTTAACGTTCTTGTGAAAGAGATGAAATCTCTGTGCTTGAATGTTGAACTAACAAATCACAACCAATAG
- the rplJ gene encoding 50S ribosomal protein L10 gives MDRTQKEEMVSFLKGVFDTSASVVVIRNNGLNVAEMSDLRRQMREGGATLKVAKNRLARLALDGTEIEGLGDQLTGTTVLGYSEDVIAPAKVLVKYAKDNDKIEIVGGTMEDTILDENGVKALAALPGLDELRGKIVGLLQAPAGKLASVTQAPAGQLARVFGAYGSQG, from the coding sequence ATGGATCGTACTCAAAAAGAGGAAATGGTATCCTTTCTTAAGGGTGTTTTCGACACTTCTGCTTCTGTTGTGGTAATTCGCAACAATGGTTTGAATGTGGCTGAAATGTCAGACTTACGCAGACAAATGCGTGAGGGTGGCGCCACTCTAAAGGTTGCCAAAAACCGGCTTGCTCGTCTTGCTCTTGATGGCACTGAAATTGAAGGCCTCGGAGATCAATTAACAGGTACAACTGTCCTTGGATATTCTGAAGACGTTATTGCGCCTGCAAAAGTTCTAGTGAAGTATGCTAAAGATAACGACAAGATCGAAATCGTTGGTGGTACAATGGAAGATACTATTCTTGATGAGAATGGTGTTAAAGCATTGGCTGCACTTCCAGGACTTGATGAACTTCGTGGTAAAATCGTTGGGCTTCTACAAGCACCAGCAGGAAAACTTGCATCTGTTACGCAAGCTCCTGCCGGTCAATTGGCTCGCGTATTCGGTGCTTATGGATCGCAAGGTTAA
- the tuf gene encoding elongation factor Tu, with product MAKEKFERNKPHCNVGTIGHVDHGKTTLTAAITKVLSEVGDSEAVDFANIDKAPEERERGITISTAHVEYETDNRHYAHVDCPGHADYVKNMITGAAQMDGAILVVNAADGPMPQTREHILLARQVGVPALVVYLNKVDQVDDEELLELVEMEIRELLSEYEFPGDDIPIVAGSALAAMESRDDNIGKESILKLMEAVDEYIPQPERAIDGAFLMPIEDVFSISGRGTVVTGRVERGIVTVGDEVEIVGIKETQKTTVTGVEMFRKLLDTGEAGDNIGALIRGVGREEVERGQVLAHVGTITPHTKFKGEAYILTKDEGGRHTPFFTNYRPQFYFRTTDVTGVVTLEDGVEMVMPGDNVSVNVELINPIAMDEGLRFAIREGGRTVGAGVVAKIIE from the coding sequence ATGGCTAAAGAAAAATTTGAACGCAATAAGCCGCATTGTAACGTAGGTACAATCGGCCACGTTGACCACGGTAAGACAACTCTTACTGCGGCGATTACAAAAGTACTATCAGAAGTTGGTGACAGTGAAGCAGTTGACTTTGCAAACATCGATAAGGCTCCTGAAGAGCGTGAGCGTGGTATTACAATTTCCACAGCACACGTTGAGTACGAAACAGACAACCGTCACTATGCACACGTAGACTGCCCAGGGCACGCTGACTATGTTAAGAACATGATCACTGGTGCTGCTCAGATGGACGGTGCTATCCTTGTTGTTAACGCAGCGGACGGACCAATGCCACAAACACGTGAGCATATCCTGCTTGCACGTCAGGTTGGTGTTCCGGCGCTTGTTGTTTACCTAAACAAAGTTGACCAAGTTGATGACGAAGAGCTTCTAGAGCTTGTTGAAATGGAAATCCGTGAGCTACTAAGCGAGTATGAATTCCCTGGTGATGATATTCCAATCGTTGCGGGTTCTGCACTTGCTGCTATGGAAAGCCGTGACGACAACATTGGTAAAGAATCAATTCTTAAGCTGATGGAAGCTGTTGATGAGTATATCCCACAGCCAGAGCGTGCTATTGATGGCGCATTCCTAATGCCAATCGAAGACGTATTCTCAATTTCTGGTCGTGGTACAGTTGTTACTGGTCGTGTTGAGCGCGGTATCGTAACAGTTGGTGACGAAGTTGAAATCGTTGGTATTAAAGAAACACAAAAAACTACGGTTACTGGTGTTGAAATGTTCCGTAAGCTTCTTGATACAGGTGAAGCTGGTGATAACATTGGTGCGCTTATCCGTGGTGTTGGTCGTGAAGAAGTTGAGCGTGGTCAGGTTCTTGCACACGTTGGTACAATCACACCTCACACAAAATTCAAAGGCGAAGCTTACATCCTTACTAAGGATGAAGGTGGTCGTCACACACCATTCTTCACAAACTACCGTCCACAGTTCTACTTCCGTACAACTGACGTGACTGGTGTTGTTACACTTGAAGACGGTGTTGAAATGGTAATGCCTGGCGATAACGTTTCTGTAAACGTTGAGCTAATCAACCCAATTGCGATGGACGAAGGTCTACGCTTTGCGATCCGTGAAGGCGGTCGTACAGTGGGCGCCGGCGTTGTTGCCAAAATTATTGAATAG
- the nusG gene encoding transcription termination/antitermination protein NusG produces MAAGAKWYIVQAYSGYEKKVAEAIKASAELHGLDALIEEVLVPVEEVVEVKKGKKVTSEHKFFPGYVLAKMIMTDASYHLIKNTPKVSGFLGASGKPSPISEKEVAQILHQVEEGVERTSPSVSYDVGEEVRVIDGPFNSFIGVVEGVDVEKMRLKVSVSIFGRATPVELEYNQVEKN; encoded by the coding sequence ATGGCAGCTGGTGCAAAATGGTACATCGTTCAAGCCTATTCAGGCTATGAAAAGAAAGTCGCGGAAGCAATCAAGGCTTCAGCAGAGCTTCACGGATTAGACGCGCTTATCGAAGAAGTGCTTGTTCCTGTTGAAGAAGTTGTTGAGGTGAAGAAGGGTAAGAAGGTAACTTCTGAGCATAAATTCTTCCCTGGATATGTTCTTGCGAAAATGATTATGACTGATGCTTCTTATCACTTAATCAAGAATACACCAAAAGTCAGTGGCTTTTTGGGTGCAAGCGGAAAACCTTCTCCGATCAGTGAAAAAGAAGTTGCGCAGATCCTTCATCAAGTTGAAGAGGGTGTAGAGCGTACTTCACCATCTGTATCTTACGATGTGGGTGAAGAGGTTCGCGTTATCGACGGACCGTTCAATTCATTCATCGGTGTTGTTGAGGGTGTTGATGTTGAAAAAATGCGCCTTAAAGTTTCGGTTTCGATCTTTGGTCGCGCTACTCCTGTTGAACTTGAATATAATCAGGTTGAAAAAAACTAG
- the rlmB gene encoding 23S rRNA (guanosine(2251)-2'-O)-methyltransferase RlmB, with translation MSRKKNKLSSPKNKNRAPKKNNSPRGQTHHQSRGQNFDASKSPKVTNNGLWLYGKHAVLSALENPLRRIKRLIVSKRSHDQYQADLKKIHLEHRALNPEIAPIEVFEKNLPADSVHQGIALLTDPLPDTHLDEACVALPDQRNLVLILDQVTDPHNVGAIIRSAAAFGAKAIVTTDRHAPPESGVLAKSASGALEALPWVRVTNLSRALDTLAEMGYWRIGLDGYADQDVRDADFGDNIALVLGAEGKGIRKGTADHCDGLVKLPISRTVESLNVSNAAAVALYVFSA, from the coding sequence ATGAGCAGAAAAAAAAACAAATTATCGTCACCAAAAAATAAAAACCGCGCGCCGAAAAAAAATAATTCGCCCCGTGGTCAAACACATCATCAATCACGTGGTCAAAATTTTGATGCATCCAAATCACCAAAAGTCACGAATAACGGTTTATGGTTATATGGAAAACACGCGGTTCTTTCTGCGCTTGAAAACCCGTTAAGAAGAATCAAACGATTAATCGTTAGCAAAAGAAGCCATGACCAATATCAGGCTGATCTAAAAAAAATACATCTTGAACACCGGGCGTTAAATCCTGAAATCGCACCAATCGAAGTATTTGAAAAAAATCTACCCGCTGATTCTGTGCATCAGGGCATTGCCCTATTAACAGATCCGTTACCCGATACACATTTGGATGAAGCATGTGTGGCCCTACCCGATCAAAGAAATCTGGTGCTTATTCTCGATCAAGTCACTGACCCTCATAATGTTGGAGCGATCATCAGAAGCGCCGCTGCCTTTGGCGCAAAAGCGATTGTCACAACCGACAGACATGCACCACCAGAATCAGGTGTACTCGCAAAATCAGCATCCGGCGCATTAGAAGCCCTACCCTGGGTTCGTGTGACTAACCTGAGTCGTGCCTTGGACACCCTAGCCGAAATGGGGTATTGGCGTATCGGACTGGATGGGTATGCGGATCAGGATGTCCGTGATGCCGACTTTGGTGATAATATCGCTCTTGTATTAGGTGCAGAGGGAAAAGGCATCCGTAAAGGTACAGCAGACCATTGCGATGGCCTTGTAAAACTGCCAATTAGCCGTACCGTAGAAAGCCTAAATGTATCCAATGCAGCAGCCGTAGCGCTGTATGTTTTTTCGGCGTGA
- the rplL gene encoding 50S ribosomal protein L7/L12 produces the protein MADLEKIAEELSALTVMEAAELSKLLEEKWGVSAAAPVAVAAAPGAAAGGEAAAEKDEFDVVLASAGDKKINVIKEVRGITGLGLKESKEMVEGAPKVVKEGAAKAEAEEIKAKLEAAGATVELK, from the coding sequence ATGGCTGATCTTGAAAAGATTGCTGAAGAACTATCTGCACTAACGGTTATGGAAGCTGCTGAGCTTTCAAAACTTCTTGAAGAAAAATGGGGCGTTTCTGCTGCTGCTCCTGTTGCTGTAGCTGCTGCACCTGGTGCTGCTGCTGGTGGCGAAGCTGCTGCTGAAAAAGACGAATTTGATGTTGTTCTTGCTTCTGCAGGCGACAAGAAAATCAACGTGATTAAAGAAGTTCGCGGTATCACAGGTCTTGGACTAAAAGAGTCTAAAGAAATGGTAGAAGGCGCACCTAAAGTAGTTAAAGAAGGCGCTGCTAAAGCTGAAGCTGAAGAAATTAAAGCTAAGCTAGAAGCTGCTGGTGCTACTGTAGAACTTAAGTAG
- the secE gene encoding preprotein translocase subunit SecE yields the protein MAKTSPAEFVRQVRQEVSKVVWPTRKEAMITTIMVFIMASVMSIFFLGVDQLWSFVVSFLLGLGA from the coding sequence ATGGCAAAAACAAGTCCTGCAGAATTTGTTCGTCAAGTTCGCCAAGAAGTATCAAAGGTCGTATGGCCGACACGTAAAGAAGCGATGATTACCACCATTATGGTGTTTATCATGGCATCTGTAATGTCGATTTTCTTCCTTGGTGTTGATCAACTGTGGAGTTTTGTCGTTAGTTTCTTACTTGGGCTTGGAGCATAA
- a CDS encoding DUF5672 family protein — MKKIFSNANAPIDLNGKLKNSSAQIIYKILTKQGVCRENIVGSHIAHMYNSLRTLSSVPDFQSIVGILPNQRKHELGEDVPVLGVIVETREHPQLSFVIENVIENTGIPVQLFHGEKNLEFILNSPISKWIKSGQVHLTLLNTDELCARKYNALFLSKEFWHNVRGRKKILIFQTDAIICSNSEYSLDDFQSYDYIGSKWNRNRTLGLIIDGGNGGLSLRDWSKTYECIERFPAEFWRGGEDGYFAFHIDLIGGKVGREDECAKFSTQYQFLYNSFGAHQLSCLIEKTDREAFKDYCPESAFMI, encoded by the coding sequence ATGAAAAAAATATTTTCAAATGCAAATGCCCCCATAGACTTGAATGGAAAACTAAAGAACTCAAGCGCTCAAATCATATATAAGATATTAACAAAACAAGGTGTGTGCAGGGAAAATATTGTTGGCTCTCATATTGCTCATATGTATAACTCATTAAGAACGTTATCATCAGTCCCTGACTTTCAATCTATTGTCGGTATTTTACCCAATCAACGCAAACATGAGTTAGGCGAAGATGTCCCAGTATTAGGTGTTATCGTTGAAACTAGGGAACATCCGCAGTTATCGTTTGTTATCGAAAATGTGATTGAAAACACAGGCATTCCAGTCCAATTATTTCATGGGGAAAAAAATCTTGAATTTATACTGAATTCGCCAATATCCAAATGGATTAAAAGTGGTCAAGTGCATCTGACGTTATTAAATACTGACGAGCTATGTGCACGAAAATATAATGCTTTGTTCCTTTCAAAAGAATTTTGGCACAATGTGCGTGGGCGAAAAAAAATATTAATATTTCAGACGGATGCCATCATATGCAGCAATTCTGAATATAGTTTAGATGATTTTCAGAGTTATGATTACATAGGATCAAAATGGAATCGTAATCGTACATTAGGATTAATCATTGACGGTGGTAATGGCGGTCTTAGCTTAAGAGATTGGTCAAAAACATATGAATGTATAGAACGCTTTCCAGCTGAATTTTGGCGAGGAGGGGAAGACGGATATTTTGCTTTTCATATTGATCTAATCGGTGGTAAGGTTGGACGAGAGGATGAATGTGCAAAATTTAGTACGCAATATCAATTTTTATATAACAGTTTTGGGGCGCATCAGCTTTCATGTTTAATTGAAAAAACAGATAGAGAAGCTTTTAAGGATTATTGCCCTGAATCTGCGTTTATGATTTAA